One window of Eisenibacter elegans DSM 3317 genomic DNA carries:
- a CDS encoding putative toxin-antitoxin system toxin component, PIN family, with translation MQKLILDTNVIVSALISSSIPSKILYELVLTEKVEICLSEEVLVEYLEVLNREKFSKFTNFKTKAEVVLNRLREIATFYQTDRKIEVLTDTSDNKFLELAAVSAADYLTTGNTLDFTITEFEYTKILTPREYWDNYAPKE, from the coding sequence ATGCAAAAACTCATTCTTGATACAAATGTTATCGTTTCTGCACTCATTTCAAGTTCTATTCCGAGCAAAATTTTGTACGAATTGGTACTGACTGAAAAAGTAGAGATTTGCCTTTCGGAAGAAGTATTGGTTGAATATTTAGAAGTGTTGAACAGGGAGAAGTTCTCAAAATTCACTAATTTCAAAACCAAAGCCGAAGTTGTGTTGAATAGACTGAGAGAAATTGCTACTTTTTACCAAACAGACCGAAAAATTGAAGTTTTGACAGATACAAGCGACAACAAGTTTTTGGAGTTGGCAGCGGTAAGTGCAGCAGACTATTTGACAACAGGCAATACGCTTGACTTCACAATAACAGAGTTTGAGTACACCAAAATCTTGACACCGAGAGAATATTGGGATAACTACGCACCGAAAGAATAA
- a CDS encoding MFS transporter yields MNNNTRLGLRENWKQFTLLVIVNAFVGGMIGMERTIFPQFAEQTFGVASKTAILSFITAFGLTKATANYYTGRLANKFGRRCLLLFGWILAIPIPFMLIYAPNWAWVIVANMLLGVSQGLTWSSTIVMKIDLVGEKERGLAMGLNEFAGYFAVGLVAFFTGYVANHYGITPYPFYIGVFLSVGGLLLTLLWVKDTQVFVNQESTQNNTKSLRNVFVETTFKNKTLSAVTQTGLVNNLNDGMIWGLLPILLLSLRYNTENTGYITAIYPTVWGLGQLFTGKMADLYPKKGLLFWGMLLQGAAILLIPFVSSFAALAMLAAVLGLGTALVYPTFLATIAAATTPLQRAESIGTFRLWRDLGYAFGAVISGVTADFFGVGYAIALIGGLTVASAIIIKVRMPN; encoded by the coding sequence ATGAACAACAATACCCGCCTCGGGCTGAGAGAAAACTGGAAACAATTTACCTTGCTTGTCATCGTCAACGCTTTTGTCGGGGGGATGATTGGGATGGAGCGGACGATATTCCCTCAATTTGCAGAACAAACCTTTGGGGTGGCCTCCAAAACGGCCATCCTTTCTTTTATCACTGCCTTTGGCCTTACCAAGGCCACAGCCAACTATTACACAGGACGCTTGGCCAACAAGTTTGGCCGCAGGTGCTTGCTCTTGTTTGGTTGGATACTGGCCATCCCTATTCCCTTTATGCTGATATATGCGCCCAATTGGGCGTGGGTAATCGTAGCCAATATGTTGTTGGGTGTGAGCCAAGGGCTGACGTGGAGCAGTACTATCGTGATGAAGATTGACCTCGTGGGCGAAAAAGAGCGAGGCCTAGCGATGGGATTAAACGAATTCGCAGGCTACTTTGCCGTGGGTCTGGTGGCTTTTTTTACCGGATATGTGGCCAATCATTATGGCATTACGCCATACCCGTTTTATATCGGCGTGTTTTTGTCGGTTGGAGGGCTGCTGCTCACCCTCTTGTGGGTAAAAGACACCCAAGTGTTTGTGAACCAAGAAAGCACCCAAAACAACACCAAGTCCCTGAGGAATGTGTTTGTAGAAACTACATTCAAAAACAAAACCCTGAGCGCCGTAACACAGACCGGCCTAGTCAACAACCTCAACGATGGTATGATATGGGGGCTGTTGCCCATCCTGCTACTCTCGCTACGCTACAATACCGAAAATACAGGGTATATCACCGCTATCTACCCGACAGTATGGGGCCTAGGACAGTTGTTTACAGGGAAAATGGCCGACCTCTACCCCAAAAAGGGCCTGCTGTTCTGGGGGATGCTCTTACAAGGAGCTGCTATTTTGCTTATTCCTTTTGTCAGCTCATTTGCCGCATTGGCTATGCTGGCCGCAGTATTGGGGCTAGGAACAGCCTTGGTATACCCCACCTTTTTGGCTACCATTGCCGCCGCAACCACCCCGCTCCAACGGGCTGAAAGCATCGGTACTTTCCGCCTTTGGAGGGACTTAGGCTATGCTTTCGGCGCAGTAATCTCGGGAGTTACTGCCGATTTTTTTGGGGTAGGCTACGCCATAGCACTCATTGGCGGGCTTACAGTCGCCTCAGCTATCATCATCAAAGTTCGAATGCCTAATTAA
- a CDS encoding DUF3078 domain-containing protein: MFKNAYLLTVALLVLQCFFGQLSAQEADNAADTLTQAAPPGIWSRKGSLSFSLANVGLQNWQGGGQSSLSLGVLFDGNITRKTARSQWRNYINAAFGVARLGENDGTNIFKKTDDQLILGSNYDYTLSKAWSLNAAVELRTQMAPGYTFDRDSLGREFVDKRISDFFAPAFLVPNIGFKYQNKHLQATISPLASRLTFVLSDELSAAGAFGVEPGKRLRSEFGYTLNAVGQLELMKNVTLKSTLVLFSDYRTPDIVTVNWDNLLVFKINEFFFTSFTTQLFYDHNILIAQADGRQIQAVQFKHVLNLNVGFKF; encoded by the coding sequence ATGTTCAAAAACGCCTATCTCCTGACTGTAGCGCTGCTGGTGCTACAGTGTTTTTTTGGGCAGTTGTCGGCCCAAGAGGCTGACAATGCCGCCGATACCCTCACACAGGCCGCCCCCCCTGGCATTTGGAGTCGCAAAGGCTCGCTCAGCTTTAGCCTTGCCAATGTAGGCCTGCAAAACTGGCAGGGAGGCGGGCAGAGCTCGCTTTCATTGGGAGTGCTCTTCGATGGCAACATTACCCGCAAAACAGCACGCAGCCAATGGAGAAATTATATCAATGCAGCTTTTGGGGTAGCGCGACTGGGAGAAAATGACGGAACGAATATTTTCAAAAAAACTGATGACCAGCTCATCCTTGGCAGCAACTACGACTACACGCTCTCGAAGGCTTGGAGCTTGAATGCGGCTGTGGAGCTGCGGACTCAGATGGCTCCGGGCTATACTTTTGACCGCGACTCGCTTGGGCGTGAATTTGTCGACAAGCGTATTTCTGATTTCTTTGCGCCTGCCTTCCTTGTGCCCAATATCGGTTTTAAGTACCAAAACAAACACCTACAGGCCACTATCTCTCCCCTAGCTAGCCGCCTGACTTTTGTGCTTTCGGACGAGCTGTCGGCAGCAGGCGCTTTTGGTGTAGAGCCCGGGAAAAGGCTCCGCTCGGAGTTTGGCTATACCCTCAACGCTGTTGGGCAGTTGGAACTGATGAAAAACGTAACACTCAAAAGCACTCTCGTGCTGTTTTCGGACTACCGCACGCCGGACATCGTTACGGTTAATTGGGATAACTTGCTGGTTTTCAAAATCAACGAGTTTTTCTTTACCAGTTTTACCACCCAGCTCTTCTACGACCACAACATCCTGATAGCGCAAGCCGATGGCCGACAGATTCAGGCCGTACAGTTCAAACACGTGCTGAATCTCAATGTAGGATTTAAGTTTTGA
- a CDS encoding TMEM43 family protein: MALQTLSRYRTKNGNGIFLIETGTHSAADMFKAAQDGNNALTWILRVVGYMMMAIGLGMLFQPLVILSNILPFLGNIVGGGVMIFSGLIALVLSITTIAIAWIFYRPILGIILLSAAATALYLYFQAKGKRQASLG; this comes from the coding sequence GTGGCGCTACAGACACTGAGCCGCTACCGCACCAAAAACGGTAATGGCATTTTTTTGATAGAAACGGGCACACACAGCGCCGCCGATATGTTCAAAGCCGCCCAAGACGGCAACAACGCCCTGACTTGGATACTGCGTGTGGTAGGATATATGATGATGGCCATCGGCCTAGGAATGCTGTTCCAACCGTTGGTCATCTTGTCTAATATTTTACCATTTTTGGGCAATATTGTTGGCGGAGGTGTGATGATTTTCTCCGGCCTGATAGCCCTTGTCCTGTCCATCACGACAATTGCCATTGCGTGGATATTTTACCGCCCAATATTGGGCATCATCTTATTGTCAGCAGCCGCTACAGCGCTCTATCTTTATTTTCAAGCCAAAGGCAAGCGCCAAGCGTCTCTGGGATGA
- the nadC gene encoding carboxylating nicotinate-nucleotide diphosphorylase, with protein MKTNYLTDDSIHQFIVSALHEDVGEGDHSSLACVPAQARRKAQLLVKDEGILAGVALAYRILRHLDPEVSITPMLNDGDSIKKGDVAFVVEGNAQAILQAERLLLNCMQRMSGIATYTQKLVQLVAHTKTKILDTRKTTPNFRMMEKWAVTIGGGTNHRFGLYDMIMLKDNHIAYAGGIANAIIRTQRYLEGLGKHLRVEIETQSLAEVQEVLNIGGVQVVMLDNMSIDEMRQAVQLINGRFITEASGGITEDSIAAIAETGVDYISVGALTHSAGSLDLSLKAC; from the coding sequence TTGAAAACGAACTACTTAACAGACGATAGTATCCATCAGTTTATTGTCAGTGCGCTGCACGAAGACGTGGGCGAAGGCGACCATTCTTCGCTGGCCTGTGTGCCGGCACAAGCACGACGCAAGGCCCAGCTGTTGGTCAAGGATGAAGGTATTCTGGCCGGGGTAGCGCTAGCCTACCGTATTTTGCGCCACCTCGACCCCGAGGTCAGCATTACACCTATGCTCAACGACGGCGATTCTATCAAAAAAGGAGACGTGGCCTTTGTGGTCGAAGGCAATGCACAGGCCATCTTGCAGGCAGAGCGCCTCCTGCTCAACTGTATGCAGCGGATGAGCGGCATCGCCACTTATACCCAAAAACTGGTACAGCTTGTTGCCCATACCAAAACCAAAATACTCGATACGCGCAAAACCACCCCCAATTTCCGAATGATGGAAAAATGGGCTGTAACGATTGGCGGCGGTACCAATCACCGATTTGGGCTTTATGATATGATTATGCTCAAAGACAATCATATTGCCTACGCCGGCGGGATTGCCAACGCCATCATCCGTACACAGCGCTACCTCGAAGGCTTGGGCAAACACCTTCGCGTCGAAATCGAGACCCAGTCCTTGGCCGAAGTCCAAGAAGTGCTCAACATAGGTGGAGTGCAAGTCGTGATGCTCGACAATATGAGCATCGACGAGATGCGCCAAGCCGTGCAACTCATCAACGGGCGCTTTATCACAGAAGCCTCCGGCGGCATTACAGAAGACAGCATTGCGGCCATTGCCGAAACCGGCGTAGACTATATCTCGGTGGGAGCGCTCACACACTCCGCCGGAAGCCTCGACCTCAGCCTCAAAGCCTGCTAA
- a CDS encoding YcxB family protein, whose translation MIVKTKKYQLEPNTYVRVAMRNLLSTQWWVPVAIFFGVIVLNLLLNLVYSNLWIYFFAPIGAGLYFLFWYIQFYGATKLEQHQIIFERYSYEIDSRAILMKVNSKEGMQIQWNMIQSAKKEKDHYLLVISKGQFIYLPFKIFNSDNDLRFFESILKRKQLLAEAK comes from the coding sequence ATGATTGTAAAAACAAAAAAGTACCAATTAGAGCCCAACACCTATGTGCGTGTGGCAATGCGCAATCTCCTCAGCACCCAATGGTGGGTGCCTGTGGCGATTTTTTTTGGGGTCATCGTGCTGAACTTACTCCTCAACTTGGTCTATAGCAACCTCTGGATTTATTTCTTTGCGCCCATCGGTGCGGGTTTGTATTTTCTGTTTTGGTACATCCAGTTTTATGGAGCCACCAAACTAGAACAACACCAAATTATTTTTGAGCGCTACAGCTACGAAATCGATTCTCGTGCTATCCTGATGAAGGTCAATAGCAAGGAGGGGATGCAAATCCAGTGGAATATGATTCAGAGTGCTAAGAAAGAAAAAGACCATTACCTGCTTGTCATCTCCAAGGGGCAGTTTATTTATCTTCCCTTCAAAATCTTTAACAGTGATAACGACCTGCGTTTTTTTGAGAGCATTCTCAAACGCAAGCAGTTGCTGGCTGAGGCTAAATAA
- a CDS encoding SDR family oxidoreductase: MQNKVVLITGGSSGIGKAYAQAFGLAGAKVVITGRKEGPLQEAAAWLEEQGIETLAVVADVAQETDCERMVALAVERFGRLDILINNAGISMRALFAEAELSVIRQLMEINFFGTVYATKYALPHILASKGSIVGVSSIAGYRGLPARTGYSASKFAMRGFFEALRTELRYTGVHLLLVSPGFTASNIRQTALAKDGSAQGETPRDEGKMMSAEEVAQHTLKAVQRRRRDLVLTGQGKLTVILNKLFPALMDKLVYNAMAKEKDSPLKRQ, translated from the coding sequence ATGCAAAACAAAGTAGTACTCATCACTGGAGGTTCTTCGGGTATCGGCAAGGCTTATGCTCAGGCATTTGGGTTGGCCGGTGCCAAGGTAGTCATCACTGGCCGCAAAGAAGGGCCTTTGCAAGAGGCAGCGGCTTGGCTCGAAGAGCAGGGCATCGAGACCTTGGCCGTAGTAGCAGATGTAGCCCAAGAGACTGACTGCGAGCGGATGGTTGCCTTGGCCGTAGAACGCTTTGGACGCTTGGATATACTGATTAATAATGCAGGCATCTCCATGCGGGCGCTCTTTGCGGAGGCCGAGCTGAGTGTGATTCGCCAATTGATGGAAATCAACTTTTTTGGAACGGTGTACGCCACCAAGTATGCCCTGCCCCATATCTTGGCCAGCAAGGGCAGCATCGTGGGGGTGTCGTCTATCGCCGGATACCGAGGCCTGCCCGCCCGCACAGGCTACTCTGCGTCTAAGTTTGCCATGCGAGGCTTTTTTGAAGCCCTGCGCACGGAGCTGCGCTATACCGGTGTACACCTGTTGCTAGTGTCGCCGGGCTTTACAGCTTCCAACATCCGCCAAACAGCCTTGGCCAAGGACGGCAGCGCCCAAGGGGAAACGCCACGCGACGAGGGCAAGATGATGAGCGCCGAAGAGGTAGCCCAACATACACTCAAGGCCGTACAGCGCCGCCGCCGCGACCTCGTCCTTACGGGGCAGGGCAAGCTGACGGTTATCCTCAATAAGCTCTTCCCCGCCCTAATGGACAAGCTGGTGTACAACGCCATGGCCAAGGAAAAAGATAGCCCGCTGAAGCGGCAGTAA
- a CDS encoding imelysin family protein — MKKRFSYVFLCIGVFTLLGCTDAGTEIGSSFERRQMLENMAQNLIVPAYQDLQRSVNNLKTSADNFAQNPTGRNLTDLQTAWEEAYIQWQYANAYNFGPAGEEGIRKGLIEEIGTFPVSTTKIENTITNNNANFNDFNRDARGFLTLEYLIFDLNNDDAAILSKFSSQNRKVFLQAVASDIKTRVDAVVAAWNTSYREQFVSNTGTDVGSSTAQLYNEFVKSFESIKNFKAGLPLGRRPGQLQAEPTRVEAYYSGKSRQMMVEHLKAIENIWYGRSKSGQDGVGFKEYLASVEGGAALITATEAQWAVVMNSLNAVPQTPRIAIQIQNTPAAFDNLHTELQRHTRFFKSDMSSLLGIAITFSSGDGD, encoded by the coding sequence ATGAAGAAGCGATTTAGTTATGTGTTTTTGTGTATAGGGGTATTTACCCTCCTAGGTTGTACAGATGCTGGAACAGAGATAGGCTCGTCTTTTGAGCGTAGGCAAATGCTGGAAAATATGGCTCAAAACCTGATAGTGCCGGCTTACCAAGACTTACAGCGTTCTGTGAATAACCTCAAAACCAGCGCCGATAACTTTGCGCAAAACCCTACAGGACGCAATCTGACCGATCTCCAAACAGCTTGGGAAGAAGCCTATATTCAATGGCAGTATGCCAACGCATATAATTTTGGCCCAGCTGGAGAAGAGGGTATACGCAAGGGTTTGATAGAAGAAATAGGCACATTCCCGGTATCAACAACCAAAATTGAAAATACCATCACAAACAACAACGCAAACTTCAATGATTTCAACCGAGATGCCCGTGGGTTTCTGACCTTGGAATATCTGATATTTGACCTGAACAATGATGATGCGGCTATTTTGAGCAAATTCTCCTCTCAAAATCGCAAAGTATTCTTACAAGCGGTAGCTAGCGACATCAAAACGAGGGTAGATGCTGTTGTGGCTGCTTGGAACACCAGCTACAGAGAGCAGTTTGTGAGCAATACAGGAACAGATGTAGGCAGTAGTACAGCCCAACTGTACAATGAGTTTGTCAAGAGTTTTGAGAGCATCAAAAACTTTAAGGCAGGCTTGCCCTTAGGCCGCCGCCCCGGGCAACTACAGGCCGAACCCACCCGTGTAGAGGCATATTATTCTGGCAAAAGCCGTCAGATGATGGTCGAACACCTCAAGGCAATTGAAAATATCTGGTATGGGCGCTCTAAAAGTGGGCAAGATGGAGTTGGCTTCAAAGAATATCTCGCCAGCGTAGAAGGAGGGGCAGCCTTGATTACAGCCACAGAGGCGCAGTGGGCGGTGGTCATGAACAGCCTCAATGCAGTACCACAAACCCCCAGAATCGCCATCCAAATTCAAAATACTCCCGCAGCTTTTGACAACCTGCATACAGAGTTGCAGCGTCATACCCGCTTCTTTAAAAGCGATATGAGCTCTTTATTGGGAATCGCGATTACGTTTAGTAGTGGAGACGGTGACTAA
- a CDS encoding HTTM domain-containing protein: MPLRRYFQQNTSAYPLGVFRFAFGVVMAFGTLRFVYLGWIEDHYVNPVFHFKYWGFAWISPFSVEVLYLLHFIMAAAALGVALATGWLYRLSAVLLFLIFTYTELIDLTYYLNHYYFVSVISLLLCLIPAPPPPFKKEQQVPRWVIDMFKLQISIVYVYAGLAKINYDWLVLALPLKIWLPAHDQMPLIGAMFTWKITPYLFSWFGMLYDCTIPFWLMWRRTRPLAYLAVIVFHVLVGLLFQIGIFPLVMIGATLIFFDFEYTKKHYPSLPRTLTGFQGLLSQLRLAFLVLFFLFQLLFPWRYVLYKGDIFWTEEGYRYAWRVMLMEKAGTATFYVKDTKTGREGVVDNSEFLNPHQEKQMAMQPDMILQFAHFLAKHYAQEGVHAPQVRAEVYVTLNARPSRLLIDPNVDLTKERDGFAPKKWILHYED; this comes from the coding sequence ATGCCCTTACGTCGGTATTTTCAACAAAACACCTCCGCCTATCCTTTGGGGGTGTTTCGTTTTGCTTTTGGTGTAGTGATGGCCTTTGGGACTCTACGGTTTGTGTACCTAGGCTGGATTGAAGATCATTATGTCAACCCCGTTTTCCATTTTAAGTATTGGGGGTTTGCGTGGATATCGCCATTTTCTGTGGAGGTACTCTATCTATTACATTTCATTATGGCAGCAGCAGCGCTCGGTGTCGCACTGGCTACGGGGTGGCTATACAGGCTTTCAGCAGTGTTGTTGTTTTTGATATTTACCTATACCGAACTCATAGACCTGACCTACTATCTCAATCACTATTATTTTGTTAGTGTAATCAGCTTATTACTTTGCCTAATACCTGCGCCACCTCCACCTTTCAAGAAGGAACAGCAGGTACCCCGATGGGTGATAGATATGTTTAAGCTCCAAATCAGCATCGTGTATGTTTATGCTGGCTTGGCCAAAATCAACTATGACTGGCTGGTGTTAGCTTTACCCCTCAAAATATGGCTGCCTGCACATGACCAAATGCCGCTGATTGGCGCAATGTTTACTTGGAAAATTACCCCGTATCTGTTCTCTTGGTTTGGGATGCTTTATGACTGTACCATTCCTTTTTGGCTGATGTGGCGCAGAACCCGTCCGCTGGCTTATCTGGCCGTCATTGTGTTTCATGTGTTGGTAGGGCTGTTGTTCCAAATTGGAATATTCCCCTTGGTGATGATAGGAGCGACCTTGATATTTTTTGATTTTGAATACACGAAAAAACATTATCCAAGTCTACCGAGAACCTTAACCGGTTTTCAGGGGCTACTGAGCCAGTTGCGGTTAGCGTTTTTGGTGTTGTTTTTTTTGTTTCAATTGCTGTTCCCCTGGCGGTATGTGTTGTACAAAGGCGATATCTTTTGGACAGAGGAAGGGTATCGGTATGCTTGGAGGGTGATGCTGATGGAGAAGGCCGGAACAGCTACTTTTTATGTGAAAGATACCAAGACGGGCCGCGAAGGAGTGGTCGATAATAGCGAATTCCTGAACCCTCACCAAGAAAAACAAATGGCCATGCAGCCTGATATGATTTTACAGTTTGCACATTTCTTGGCCAAACACTATGCGCAAGAAGGAGTACATGCCCCCCAAGTAAGGGCAGAGGTATATGTTACACTGAACGCTAGACCTAGCCGACTACTGATTGACCCGAATGTAGATTTGACAAAAGAACGAGATGGCTTCGCCCCTAAAAAATGGATTTTACACTATGAAGATTAA
- a CDS encoding TonB-dependent receptor, translating into MQVPKSSIKLLMGILLMVFGTSYQHLLAQEFTISGKIIIEESAEVSQGVVAIKGTSIYTKTDSQGNFQLDKVPAGTHTLVAFCLGKAIQERTLSVDRNIVLEFELQDLDQTLDLVTIQAAREAEFGLTRLQAVEDFGIYEGRKSEVIILKNLVANLSTNNARQVYARITGLNIWESDQAGLQLGIGGRGLNPNRSSNFNVRQNGYDIAADALGYPESYYTPPVEALERIEIVRGAASLQYGTQFGGLLNFKFKTGPRDKKIALNARQSVGSWGFFNTFNSIGGTVGKLNYYTYYQYKRSDGYRPNSGFDSHNFYASLNYEFSPKFSANIELTKMHYLAQQAGGLTDRLFQENPRQSIRTRNWFKVDWNLLALNLTYNITPNTKLNMRNFALDAQRLSVGNLERINVIDFGQERTLIDGQFQNLGHETRLLHSYNLAGQHNTLLVGLRLYQGTTYARQGFGSAGNGPDFRYLNPGDLEDSDYVFPNQNTAVFAESILNINEKLSFTPGIRWERIWTFAKGYYKQYVIDAAGNIIVNNRIDERLSRSRDFILLGLGMSYKVDKSFELYANVSQNYRAINFTDLRINNPNLRVDPNIQDERGYTADIGIRGRNNNVFNYEVTLFFINYYGKIGQVLRTDTVLFNDFRFRSNIADARNIGVEAFTEVSLLELWKSRPKHWQWSLFANVAWIDARYTNTQDNAIRSRLVEMVPPVNIKIGSVLRYQSFNTTLQYSYVGAHFSDASNTRRTATAIEGLIPTYQVLDFSIVYQSKSFWQIEASCNNLLNEQYFTRRAEAYPGPGIIPADGRAFYLTLQLKM; encoded by the coding sequence ATGCAAGTGCCAAAATCAAGCATCAAGTTACTGATGGGGATACTTTTGATGGTATTTGGCACAAGCTATCAACATTTGTTGGCACAAGAATTTACAATATCTGGAAAAATCATAATAGAAGAATCTGCCGAAGTTTCTCAAGGGGTAGTGGCTATAAAGGGTACTTCAATCTATACCAAAACGGATTCTCAAGGCAACTTTCAGCTCGACAAAGTGCCTGCGGGTACGCATACCCTCGTCGCCTTCTGTTTGGGCAAGGCCATTCAAGAGCGAACACTCAGCGTAGACCGTAATATTGTTCTTGAGTTTGAGCTACAAGACTTAGACCAGACACTTGATTTGGTAACTATCCAAGCCGCCCGCGAGGCCGAATTTGGGCTTACTAGGTTACAGGCCGTAGAGGATTTTGGTATTTATGAAGGCCGTAAGTCAGAGGTCATCATACTGAAAAACTTGGTAGCCAACCTCTCTACCAACAATGCTAGGCAAGTGTATGCCCGCATTACGGGCTTGAATATCTGGGAAAGCGACCAAGCAGGCCTTCAACTGGGTATTGGTGGTAGAGGGCTAAACCCCAACCGCAGCTCTAACTTTAATGTAAGGCAAAATGGGTATGATATTGCCGCAGATGCGCTTGGCTACCCCGAATCTTATTATACCCCTCCGGTGGAGGCACTAGAACGCATTGAAATCGTTAGGGGAGCAGCTTCCTTACAATATGGCACACAGTTTGGCGGGCTGCTCAATTTTAAATTCAAAACAGGCCCTAGAGATAAAAAAATAGCCCTAAACGCACGGCAATCGGTCGGCTCTTGGGGGTTTTTCAATACCTTTAACAGTATCGGGGGAACGGTAGGTAAGTTAAACTATTACACCTACTACCAGTACAAACGCAGCGATGGATATAGACCCAACTCAGGCTTTGACTCTCACAACTTTTATGCCTCGCTCAATTATGAGTTTAGCCCAAAGTTTTCGGCCAATATCGAACTCACCAAAATGCACTATTTGGCTCAACAAGCAGGCGGCTTGACAGATCGGCTCTTTCAAGAAAATCCACGACAATCTATCAGAACACGAAACTGGTTTAAAGTAGATTGGAATTTGCTGGCCCTTAACCTGACGTACAATATCACACCCAATACCAAGCTAAATATGCGCAACTTTGCGCTCGATGCCCAACGCTTGTCAGTGGGCAATTTAGAGCGTATCAACGTAATTGACTTTGGGCAAGAACGAACCCTTATCGATGGGCAGTTTCAGAATCTTGGACACGAAACGCGCCTATTGCATAGTTATAACCTCGCCGGCCAACACAACACACTCCTTGTAGGCCTGAGGCTTTACCAAGGCACAACCTACGCACGGCAAGGGTTTGGCTCGGCAGGGAACGGCCCCGATTTCAGGTATTTGAACCCCGGTGATTTGGAAGACTCTGACTATGTTTTTCCAAACCAAAATACGGCCGTGTTTGCAGAAAGTATATTGAACATCAATGAAAAATTGAGCTTTACACCCGGTATTCGATGGGAGCGTATCTGGACGTTTGCCAAAGGATACTACAAACAGTATGTGATTGATGCTGCTGGAAATATCATCGTGAATAACCGAATAGACGAACGACTGAGCCGTAGTCGCGATTTTATACTCCTAGGCCTAGGAATGAGCTATAAGGTTGATAAAAGTTTTGAACTATATGCCAATGTATCTCAAAATTATAGAGCAATTAATTTTACCGATTTACGAATTAACAATCCAAACCTACGGGTAGACCCCAACATACAAGATGAGAGAGGATATACTGCTGATATCGGCATTCGGGGTAGAAATAATAATGTATTCAACTATGAGGTAACACTGTTTTTTATAAATTATTATGGGAAAATAGGCCAAGTGCTTCGCACAGATACCGTGCTTTTTAATGATTTCAGATTTAGAAGCAATATTGCTGATGCACGAAATATTGGGGTAGAGGCCTTCACTGAGGTATCGCTCCTAGAGCTATGGAAGAGTCGTCCAAAGCATTGGCAGTGGAGTCTGTTTGCCAATGTGGCCTGGATTGATGCACGATATACCAACACCCAAGATAATGCTATTCGAAGCCGCTTGGTAGAAATGGTGCCGCCGGTCAATATCAAAATCGGTAGTGTATTGCGGTATCAATCATTCAATACTACCTTGCAATACAGTTATGTGGGGGCTCATTTTTCTGATGCTTCCAATACCCGCCGCACCGCTACAGCCATCG